In Paraflavitalea devenefica, a single window of DNA contains:
- a CDS encoding acyl-CoA-binding protein, with protein MDLKTLFEQAAEESKTLSDRPSNDTLLQLYSLYKQATEGDVNVDPPANPFDFVSKAKFEAWAGLKGKTKEAAMQEYINLVGKLKG; from the coding sequence ATGGACCTGAAAACCCTTTTTGAACAAGCTGCTGAAGAGAGCAAAACATTATCCGACCGTCCGAGCAATGATACCCTGCTGCAACTGTACTCCCTGTACAAACAAGCTACTGAAGGCGATGTGAATGTAGACCCACCGGCTAATCCATTTGATTTTGTATCCAAAGCCAAGTTTGAAGCCTGGGCAGGTTTAAAGGGGAAAACCAAAGAAGCTGCCATGCAGGAATACATTAACCTGGTAGGAAAGTTAAAAGGCTAA